The Acidobacteriota bacterium DNA segment CGATCGCCGGCGGCGTGTCCCTGGGCGTCGCCGTCATGGTCTGGACCGGGCTCGCGATGAGTTGGCGTCGGTTCTTCGGCTACCGCCGCCGAACGTAACCGGCGCCGGCCCGATGTTCTACGCGGATGCCGGATGCGCGGTCACGAAGATCGGGTTATTCTGGAGAATGGCCCTTGTTGCCGATGGGCCATGAAGGTTCGTTGTTTCACGCTCGCATGAGCCACCCGGCACGGCGGTGGCGGGACTTGTCGGGAAGGAGAGTCGTCGGTCCGTGAACGGTTGCTCCCCGGCGTTACAGGGCCAGTCGTCTGAGGCGCAGGGCGTTGGCGATGACCGACAGGGAGCTGAAGGTCATGGCGGCGGCGGCGATCATGGGGCTCAGCAACAGGCCGAAGAGCGGGTAGAGTAGGCCGGCGGCAACCGGAATGCCCAACAGGTTGTAGACAAAGGCCAGAAACAGGTTCTGCCGGATATTGCGCATGGTCCGACGACTCAGTCCGAAGGCGCGAACCAGGCCTCCCAGGTCCCCTGCCACCAGGGTGATCCCGGCGCTCTCGATGGCTACGTCGGTGCCGCCCCCCATGGCGATACCCACCTGCGCCTGGGCCAGCGCCGGGGCGTCATTGATACCGTCGCCGGCCATGGCCACCCGCTTGCCTTCGTCTTGCAGCCGTTTGACGATCGCTCCTTTCTCCCGTGGATCCACTTCGGCCACGACCTGGTCGATCCCCAACTCGTAGGCCACTTTTTCGGCGGACTTTCGGTGGTCCCCGGTGACCATCAGGAGACGCAACCCTGCACGCTGTAGCTGGTACAGGGCCTCCTTGGCAGAGCGTTTGACGGGGTCTTCCACCCCCAGCCATCCGGCCAATCGGCCATCGGCGGCTACCAGCACCACGGCCTGGCCCGACTCCCTCAGGTTGTCCCTGCGGTGATGCGGTGCTCCCGTTTCGATCCCAAGTTCCTCCAGCATCCTGGCATTGCCCACTACCAGGGACCGTCCTCGGACCTGCCCCTTAATCCCCCTCCCGGGAACGGCCTGGAATTCCTGGACGGGGTCCAGATCGAGGTCGCGGCTCCCGGCCGCTTCCAGGATGGCTCCCGCCAGGGGGTGTTCGCTGGCCTGCTCCAGGCTGGCCACCGCCGATAACAACTCCTCTTCGCTCCAGCCGGGCAGGGCCGCCAAGGTCTGCAGCCGGGGTTTGCCTTCGGTAAGAGTTCCCGTCTTGTCCAGCACCAGGGTGTCGACGCCGTCCAGGGCTTCCAGGGCCGCGGCATTCTTGACCAGCACGCCGGAGCTGGCTCCTCGTCCGGTTGCCACCATGATCGACATGGGTGTGGCCAGGCCGAGGGCACAGGGGCAGGCGATAATCAACACGGCCACGGCATTGATCAGGCCGTAAGCCATCGCGGGCTGAGGCCCCAGCAGGCTCCAGACCACGAAGGTCAACAGGGCAACCAGGAGGACCGCGGGGACGAAGCGGGCGGAGACCGCGTCGGCGAAACGCTGAATGGGAGCGCGTGTCCTCTGGGCTTCGGCCACCATCTGAACGATCCGGGCCAGCAGGGTGTCCTGTCCCACCCGGGTGGCGCGCATGACGAAACTGCCGGTCTGGTTCATGGTGCCGCCGGCCACCTGGTTGGCGGGAAGCTTCTGGACCGGAAGGGGCTCGCCGGTGAGCATGGATTCATCCACCGAGCTGGCGCCCTCCAGGACCACTCCGTCAACCGGGATGCGCTCCCCGGGTCGAACCCGCAGCCGGGCATCCACGGCGATGCGGTCGAGCGTGACCTCCTCCTCGGTCCCATCCTCGCGCAGCCGGCGCGCGGTTTCGGGGGCCAGACTCAGGAGCGAGCGGATGGCGCTGCCGGTCCGTTGCCGGGCCCGAAGCTCCAACACCTGCCCCAGCAAGACCAGGGTGGTGATGACGGCTGCCGCTTCGAAGTAGACGGGAACGACTCCGTCCGGACCCCTGAAGGCGTCCGGGAACAGGGACGGGGCCAGGGTGGCCGCCAGGCTGTAGAGGTAGCTGGTCGCCGTGCCCAACCCGATCAGGGTAAACATGTTGGGGCTGAGGTGCACCAGGGAGGCCCACCCTCGCTGCAGCAGCGGCCATCCCCCCCAGAGGACCACGGGCGCTGCCAGCAGGCATTGAATCCAGGACGAGACCCCGGCCGGCCAGCGCGGCGGCAGCAAGCTGCCCACGACCATCTCCGACATGGCCAGCAGGAAGATGGGGAGCGTGAGAATCAGGCTGATCCTGAAACGGCCTTTCATGTCGGACAGCTCCGGATTATCGGGTTCCTCCAGGCTTACCGCTCGGGGCTCCAGGGCCATGCCGCACAGGGGACAGGCTCCGGGTCGATCGGTCAGGACCTCGGGGTGCATGGGGCAGGTGTAGCTCGCCGACTGTCGTTTGTCCTCCGATTCCGATGTTCCGCTCCCGGAGGTCGGGACCGCAGGGGGCTCCCGGCTGCCGAGGTAACGATCGGGATCGGCCTCGAATTCAGTCCGGCAGTGTGTGCGGCAAAAGTAGTAGGTCTGACCGCGGTAGGCATAGGAATCGGCGGCGGTTTCGGGGTTGACCCACATGCCGCACACCGGGTCCCGCACGCTGTCGGGCTGGGGACGTGAAGGGCTATGGCCGGTTGGATCGCCCTGGTCCGGCAGAATATTGAATTTGGAAGGATCCATGGCCTGTCACGCGTGCTGGCTTCCGGGGAGGGGTGGGTTGGGACCGGTTCTCCATCGGGTGCGACTTGGTGAAAAATGCTGTCTAACCACAAAAAGCACAAAATTCACAAGTTGTGGTTTGTGTTTTTTGTGGCCATTCCCGACACACGTCCCGCTGCCGAATTCTGCAAAAGGCTCACAAATATTCCGTTCGCTATTCTACACGCCGGCTCGGTTTTGCCGCTTTCCCGAAACCGCTCCACGTTGGTGGGGGCCGAGGGTCTCGTGGTTGAATCGTTTGAAATTATGCTATCGTTCCGTCGAGTTGGCTGATCCTGAGAGCTGCCGGGTCGATCAAGGAGTCCCTGGTGCACAGGCGGGTTGCCTCCCACCCTCATCGGCGCTTCTGGAAAACGGCGGTTGCCCTGGTCGGCCTGCTGCTGTTGGGTGCGGCAGGGTTCTGGCTGCTGGAGGACATGGGGGTATTGGATGCCCTCTACATGGCCGTGATCACCTTGAGCACGGTCGGCTTCGGGGAAGTCCGGCCCCTGTCGGCGGGTGGCAAGCTCTTCACCATGGTGCTCATTCTGGGTGCCGGCTGGCTGGCCATGTACCTGCTGAGCGGCATGGCCGATTTTCTGCTCTCCGGCGAAGGCCGTGCCTACCTGCGAAAACGACGCTTGCTCCGAATGCTGGACAAACTCTCCGATCACGTCATCGTCTGCGGCTACGGGCGGGTGGGCCGCCATGTGGCTCAGGAACTGGCCACTCAAGGCCTCCCCTTCGTGGTGATCGATCCTTCGGCCGAGAAAATCAGCCAGGTCGACCAATCCGGTTTCCTGGCGCTCCGGGGAGACGGGGCCAATGAAGCTCTTCTGGCTCAAGCCGGAATCGAGCGGGCCCGCGGTCTGCTGGTGGCCGCCGATTCCGACGCCCAGAACGTGTTCATCGTGCTCAGTGCACGTAGCGTCAGGTCGGACCTCCTGATCGTGGCTCGGGCCATCGACGAGCAGTCGGAAAGCAAGTTGGTGAAAGCCGGCGCCAATCGGGTGATCTTGCCCTATCAATTCAGCGGCCGCAGGATGGTCACCATGCTGATCCGGCCCGAAGTGGCAAACTTCCTGGATGAAGTGGCCTACGGGGGAGGTCTCCAGCTCTACATGGAGCAATTCCAGCTCGCCCCGGACTCGCCCCTGGTGGGCCAGACGCTGGAGCAGTGCCGCTGGCGCGCCCGCTTCGGCGTCACCGTTCTGGCCTGCAAGCTGGCCGATGGCGGTATCAACGCCAGTCCCGCCGCCGACACCCAATTGACCGCCGGTCTCAGGATGATTGTTCTTGGAACCCGGGAACAGCTCCAAAACCTGCCTGAACTCGCCCAGGGAAAACTCAAGGCTTTTTAGCTATCCGGAATACCGGCTCTTGATTCGAGGGATCAGGTACTCGCTGAAGGCAGCCGCCTTGTCGTAGCGGGGCGCCCAGCCCCAGTCGGTGCGGGCTGCCGAATCGTCCACTTCAGCCGGCCAGGAATCCACGATGGCCTGACGCTTTCCATCGGGCTTGAAGTCGACCTCTGCCCGAGGCCACTCCATGAGGATGCGCCGGTGTATTTCCTCCGCGGTCATGCTGAAGCTGCTGACGTTGTACTCGGTCTGACGGAGCGTCTCCCGCGGTGCCTTTTGGAGTTGCAGCAGGGCGTTGATGGCGTCCGGCATGACAATGAAAGGGAGGCGCGTTTCGGGGACTACGAAACAGCCGTACCTCTGGCCGCTGGCGGCGGCATGGATCATTTCCGGAGCATAGTCGGTAGTGCCGCCGCTGGGCAGGGTGGCAGCGCTGATGAGCCCGGGGAAGCGGATGCAGCGGAAGTCGATGCCGTGGCCCGATGAATCGGCCGCCAGTTGCCGGTAGTGGTTGGCGTAATAGCGCCCCAGATGCTCGCAGTAGAGCTTGTTGCACCCATACATGGTGGTGGGGAAATTCCACTCCGTTTCCCGGACCGTGCCGGTGCGTTGCTTGACCGTCCGGCCGGGGAGTCCGTAGGCGGCGATGGAGCTGGGAAACATGAATTTCACCGGGTGGCCGTGCCAGTGAGACTGCTCGACGGCCATCTGGAGCAGCCTCAGCGTGCCGCCTGCGTTGACCCGGTGGGCGGCATCGGGGGTGAACTCGGCCCGCGTGGACAGCAGGGCCGCCAGATGATAGACGGTGTGGATTTCGTATTCGCTCTGCATCCGCTCCAGCAGCCTCTCGTCCAGAATGTCTCCATTGACGCAGGCCTTGCAGTGGCTTCCGATTTCGCTGTCGATCGGCCGGATATCCAGGGCCACCAGGTCCTCGACACCCTCCTCGGCCAACCGGTCGATGAGCCCATGCCCCATTTCTCCGCTGGCTCCGGTGATCAGGGTGGCGGTCTGTCTCATGGGTTCACGCTCCCGTTCCTGTCCTTGCCGTCGCTGGCAGAGGGTCAAGAACCTTCAGCGACCTCGCCGGACTCGACTATTTTATGGTAGCGGTTGATCCCGAGTCCGGAAATCCTCTGGACTTTCCCGCTGGGCCAACGGATCTCGAGGCTGCACTCTTCCTTCACAGGTTTCCCCAGTCCAAAGACCACGCGTTTGTCATGGGAGGCCAGGAAACTGGCCCCACCGGTCACCCACTTGGTGAAACGCTTGTCACCCGACTTCAAGGACAGCTTGCTGCCGATAGCGTCCCGGTTGCTGAGGCTTCCCTGAAGCTCGAATCCGATCCAGGCCCCCTCCTGTCCGGTGTTGTTCCGCAACAGCACCGGCCTCTCGTTCAGCCGGACAAAGACCACATCCATGTCCCCGTCATTGTCGTAGTCCCCCGTCGCCATCCCCCTGGCGGAGTGCCTGGTCCGGAAAACCGGTCCCGCTTGGGAAGCCATGTTGCGGAATTTCAGGTCCCCGACGTTGGCCAGCAGCAGGGGAAGCTGGCGGTAACGGATGTCCCCGCGGGAGAGCTCGATGGTCTCGCTCACGTGGCCGTTGACGATGACCAGGTCCAGGTCGCTGTCATTGTCGTAGTCGATGAAGCGCGCGCCCCAGCCCACGAACGGCCGAGTGAAGCCGGCCAACCCGGAGGGCCGGGTCCACTCGCGGTAGAGCAGTTGCGAGGTGCTTAAGTAGAGGGCGTGATACTCGTCATGAAAGTTGGTCACTATGAAATCGGGGCGGCCGTCTCCATTGAGATCGGCGGCGTCCACTCCCATGCCGGCCCGTGCTTCGCCGTTGACGCTGTAGGCGATTTCCGCGTCGAACCCGCGGTCTTCGAAGGAACCGTTCCTGCGGTTCAGAAGCAGCAGGTCGGGCGAGGCGTCCCCGGCCACGAACAGGTCATCCCAGCCGTCGTCGTCGATGTCCACGCTGACGACTCCGAAGGCCCGTCCCACATGCCGGGACACTCCCGACGAACGGCTCACGTCCATGAAGGCGCCGGAGCCGTTGTTGCGATAGAGCCTGGGGCGCCGTGGAGGGTAGGCTCGCTGCGAGCAGTATTCGGGCTTGCCCGCAAAGTTGCAGGGACGGGGGTGGGCAAAGGACAACTCGGCATAGTTGCAAACGAAGAGGTCCAGGTGCCGGTCGCGGTCGAAATCGAACCAGACTGCGCTGGCACCCCATTCTCCGGCATTTTCCAGACCTGCCCCTTGGGTGACTTCGCGGAAGGTGCCGTCGCCCTGATTGCGAAACAGGGCGCTGGAGGGAAAGCCGGTGACATACAGGTCCTGAAAGCCGTCATTGTCGTAGTCGGCGCCGGCCGCTCCCATTCCGTAGAAGGGCACCTCGGCCACCCCGGCGCGCTCGGCGACGTCCTCGAACTTGCCGTTGCCGAGGTTGCGGTAGAGGGCATTCCGGACAGGTGATCGACTCTTGCCTTTCGGGGTTTCCCCGCCGTTGACGAAAAAGATGTCCAGCCAGCCATCATTGTCGTAGTCCAGAAGGGCGACACCGCCGCTGGAGGCTTCAATGAGAAAGCGATCCTGAGACTGGCCGTTGAAATGTGTCCAGGTGATGCCGGCCTGAAGGGAAACGTCGCTGAAGATTTCCGAGGACGATTGCTCGGCGGGTTCAGCCCGAAGGCCCCAATAGGGGGCCAAGAGGAGGACTGCGGCGAATAGTGCCAGCAAAAGAGGCATGGAGAAAGGAGGGATCCTACCGAGCGACCCGTTATTCTGAATTCTTTTCTGAAGTTTCCACCCACTCCTCGATTACAGCGCATAATTCGGCAAGAACACTTTGTTCGTTCATTCCGTGCACACCGCCAAACATGAGTTCCGGGCACCGACCTATATAGCAGCGGTCCTCCTCGGACCACTCCACGATCTTTCGATATTGACCTGATTTCTTCATACGGACACCTCCGCCATGGCTGCCTTCACAGCCTCAGAATGAGGGCTCTTGCTCCCGAGTCCGTCAAGGACCAGGTGACACCGAACCCCATTGCCGTCTGAAACTCAATGGCCACAAAAGGTACAAAAACACAAAGAGAACCATCCGATCGGCAAGACTCGAAATCCAGACACTCGTTTTGTGACTATTGTGCTTATTGGGGCGAATGCCGGAGCCTGCTGCACATCACCCCTGCCGCCTCAATTTCAAGCCCGATTCCCAATTTTGAAAAACGCTCCCTCAATAGTCCATTCGAGATGCCATTGGTCTGATTGAGGTGTTGCATCCGGCTATGTGGACTGCCATTGCCCAAATACACCCAACCTTGAAGCTCACTGAGAAGGCGTTCCCCGGGCTTCCTCGGCAGCCTTGAGCTGACGATATTTCCCGGCCTGCTCGCGGGCTTGCTCCCGGCGTCCCAGTCTCCGGTAGGCTCGGATCAGGCCGTAGCGCAGCTTGCTCTGGCGGGGTGCCAGTTGCACGGCCGATTCGAAATGCCGGGCCGCTTCTTCCGGATTTCCCTGCGCCAGAGCCATCTGACCCAGTTGATAGCGGGGCTCGACCAGGGAGGCATCCAGGTCGAGGGCCTTCCTGAGCAGATCGGCCGAACGGGTTCGGGCCGCTTCATCCCCCGAGTCTCCCGCCTTGGCCAACAGGAGTCCAAATTCCTGGTAGAAGGAGGCATTCAGAGGAAACTGCCGGATGCCACGTTCGAAGGTATCCGCGGCTTCGCGGGTATTGCCTGCCAGTCTCTGGGACACGCCCAAACCCAGATGGGCCTTGGCGGAATCGGGATCCAGTTCCAGGGCCCGGGCATAGGATTGAATGGCCTCCCGGGTATAGTCCAGCTTGGCCTGCACGAAACCCCTGGTTTCAAAGAGGGGTGCGGAAGCCGGAAGCTGCTCGACGCCACGGTCCAGAGCCTGGAGAGCCAGATGCCATCGTAGCCGGGGGCCTCGGCTGGCATCGAGCCAATATTCCGAATGTCTCTCATCGGCAAGAAGCTGGACCAGGTCCAGGTAGCTGGACTCCTCGGTCGGATTCCGGCTTATGGCTTTCTGAAAGGCTGCCCGGGCCTCCTCCACCTTTTCCTCTCCCTGATAGCAGTGGCCGAGAAGGTTTTGGATCTTGCCGTTTCCCTGCCCAACGGAGAGGGCCTTGAGCAGGGTCTGCCGGCATTCGGCGAATCGGCCGGTGCGGAATTGCACCAGGCCGAGATGGTAGCCGACGGTGACGGGTTCGGGATGACTCGACACGATGGCGGCGAAGAGTTTTTCGGCGGTTTGGTAGTCTCCCGCATCCCCGGCAATCCGGCCATAGAGCAACCGGGTTTGAGGGCCCACGGATGTCTTTTGGGAAATCTCAGCCAGGACCTGGCGTGCCTTGTCCCCATTTCCCTGTTTGTAGTAGTGGCTGAGGACTGCTGCAAGGGCTTGGGGATCCTGAAGCGGCAGTTCATCGGATGACCGGGACAACTCCGGTCCCGCGCTAGGCTCTTCCCTGGACTCCTCGGCCGCCTTCATCCGGCGAAAGGTCTTCAAGTGGGACCGCGCCTCCTCGCCCCTGCCGAGGCGGCGATAGGCCCGCGCCAGCAGATAGTGAACCCTGCTCTGATCGGGGTTCAACCTGGCGGCGGTTTCCAGATGAGGGAGCGCCTCGCCGGCTCGATCCCTCTCCAGGGCCAGCCGACCGAGCTGGTAGTGAGCCACGGGAAGAGAGGCATCCAGCTCGACAGCTTTCTGCAGCAGGGCAATAGCCCGTTTCCGGGCGCCGTCGTCCCCGGTATCTCCGGTCTTGAGGTGCATCAGGCCATATTCCTGGTAGTGGGCTCCGTGGGCGGGGAATTGCCGGATACCCTTTTCGAAGGTGGCGGCGGCATCCTTTCGGCTTCCCGCGGTTCGCTGGGCTATGGCCAGCCCCAGGTTGGCCTTGGCCGAGTCCGGATTGATTTCGAGAGCCCGGCGGTAGGATCGGACGGCATCCTCACTGTAGAGCATGGCCGTTTCGGCCAGTCCCTTCATTCGATAGAGACGGTCGGAGCGGGGGATGCGGGCCACTCCCTTTTCGGCAATTCGGATCAGGACCCGCCAAATCTGATGCTCGGCCAGCAACTGCACGGCGTCCAGATAGTGGGACTCCTCGGCCGGCTCCAGATTCATGGCTTGCTCGAAGGAGGCAACGGCGCTCTGTAGCCGGTTCCGGGCTGCGTGGCAGTGGCCCAGCAGGTTATAAATCGGTCCGGAGCGCCGGCCC contains these protein-coding regions:
- a CDS encoding CRTAC1 family protein, giving the protein MAPYWGLRAEPAEQSSSEIFSDVSLQAGITWTHFNGQSQDRFLIEASSGGVALLDYDNDGWLDIFFVNGGETPKGKSRSPVRNALYRNLGNGKFEDVAERAGVAEVPFYGMGAAGADYDNDGFQDLYVTGFPSSALFRNQGDGTFREVTQGAGLENAGEWGASAVWFDFDRDRHLDLFVCNYAELSFAHPRPCNFAGKPEYCSQRAYPPRRPRLYRNNGSGAFMDVSRSSGVSRHVGRAFGVVSVDIDDDGWDDLFVAGDASPDLLLLNRRNGSFEDRGFDAEIAYSVNGEARAGMGVDAADLNGDGRPDFIVTNFHDEYHALYLSTSQLLYREWTRPSGLAGFTRPFVGWGARFIDYDNDSDLDLVIVNGHVSETIELSRGDIRYRQLPLLLANVGDLKFRNMASQAGPVFRTRHSARGMATGDYDNDGDMDVVFVRLNERPVLLRNNTGQEGAWIGFELQGSLSNRDAIGSKLSLKSGDKRFTKWVTGGASFLASHDKRVVFGLGKPVKEECSLEIRWPSGKVQRISGLGINRYHKIVESGEVAEGS
- a CDS encoding tetratricopeptide repeat protein — protein: MANALRLIRDGDIRNAETELRRAVDLVPHNPAYLARLGQVLGMQNRMEEAASYYGRALKLAPDNVAIRRNLALTQWSRRLFAEAEANLEQVLARVPDDELTRFLLGMILVNSGEYARAVGLLESVPDRVRGQGEAVAALARAQYALGKKDQARATLESMALNRLLPPGDVYACATTAANAEDFATAEELFLSIRSTYPDAAALSYQIALMQFRSDRIDRSRQTLLEAIDKGRRSGPIYNLLGHCHAARNRLQSAVASFEQAMNLEPAEESHYLDAVQLLAEHQIWRVLIRIAEKGVARIPRSDRLYRMKGLAETAMLYSEDAVRSYRRALEINPDSAKANLGLAIAQRTAGSRKDAAATFEKGIRQFPAHGAHYQEYGLMHLKTGDTGDDGARKRAIALLQKAVELDASLPVAHYQLGRLALERDRAGEALPHLETAARLNPDQSRVHYLLARAYRRLGRGEEARSHLKTFRRMKAAEESREEPSAGPELSRSSDELPLQDPQALAAVLSHYYKQGNGDKARQVLAEISQKTSVGPQTRLLYGRIAGDAGDYQTAEKLFAAIVSSHPEPVTVGYHLGLVQFRTGRFAECRQTLLKALSVGQGNGKIQNLLGHCYQGEEKVEEARAAFQKAISRNPTEESSYLDLVQLLADERHSEYWLDASRGPRLRWHLALQALDRGVEQLPASAPLFETRGFVQAKLDYTREAIQSYARALELDPDSAKAHLGLGVSQRLAGNTREAADTFERGIRQFPLNASFYQEFGLLLAKAGDSGDEAARTRSADLLRKALDLDASLVEPRYQLGQMALAQGNPEEAARHFESAVQLAPRQSKLRYGLIRAYRRLGRREQAREQAGKYRQLKAAEEARGTPSQ
- a CDS encoding potassium channel protein, producing MHRRVASHPHRRFWKTAVALVGLLLLGAAGFWLLEDMGVLDALYMAVITLSTVGFGEVRPLSAGGKLFTMVLILGAGWLAMYLLSGMADFLLSGEGRAYLRKRRLLRMLDKLSDHVIVCGYGRVGRHVAQELATQGLPFVVIDPSAEKISQVDQSGFLALRGDGANEALLAQAGIERARGLLVAADSDAQNVFIVLSARSVRSDLLIVARAIDEQSESKLVKAGANRVILPYQFSGRRMVTMLIRPEVANFLDEVAYGGGLQLYMEQFQLAPDSPLVGQTLEQCRWRARFGVTVLACKLADGGINASPAADTQLTAGLRMIVLGTREQLQNLPELAQGKLKAF
- a CDS encoding NAD-dependent epimerase/dehydratase family protein; the encoded protein is MRQTATLITGASGEMGHGLIDRLAEEGVEDLVALDIRPIDSEIGSHCKACVNGDILDERLLERMQSEYEIHTVYHLAALLSTRAEFTPDAAHRVNAGGTLRLLQMAVEQSHWHGHPVKFMFPSSIAAYGLPGRTVKQRTGTVRETEWNFPTTMYGCNKLYCEHLGRYYANHYRQLAADSSGHGIDFRCIRFPGLISAATLPSGGTTDYAPEMIHAAASGQRYGCFVVPETRLPFIVMPDAINALLQLQKAPRETLRQTEYNVSSFSMTAEEIHRRILMEWPRAEVDFKPDGKRQAIVDSWPAEVDDSAARTDWGWAPRYDKAAAFSEYLIPRIKSRYSG
- a CDS encoding heavy metal translocating P-type ATPase, which translates into the protein MDPSKFNILPDQGDPTGHSPSRPQPDSVRDPVCGMWVNPETAADSYAYRGQTYYFCRTHCRTEFEADPDRYLGSREPPAVPTSGSGTSESEDKRQSASYTCPMHPEVLTDRPGACPLCGMALEPRAVSLEEPDNPELSDMKGRFRISLILTLPIFLLAMSEMVVGSLLPPRWPAGVSSWIQCLLAAPVVLWGGWPLLQRGWASLVHLSPNMFTLIGLGTATSYLYSLAATLAPSLFPDAFRGPDGVVPVYFEAAAVITTLVLLGQVLELRARQRTGSAIRSLLSLAPETARRLREDGTEEEVTLDRIAVDARLRVRPGERIPVDGVVLEGASSVDESMLTGEPLPVQKLPANQVAGGTMNQTGSFVMRATRVGQDTLLARIVQMVAEAQRTRAPIQRFADAVSARFVPAVLLVALLTFVVWSLLGPQPAMAYGLINAVAVLIIACPCALGLATPMSIMVATGRGASSGVLVKNAAALEALDGVDTLVLDKTGTLTEGKPRLQTLAALPGWSEEELLSAVASLEQASEHPLAGAILEAAGSRDLDLDPVQEFQAVPGRGIKGQVRGRSLVVGNARMLEELGIETGAPHHRRDNLRESGQAVVLVAADGRLAGWLGVEDPVKRSAKEALYQLQRAGLRLLMVTGDHRKSAEKVAYELGIDQVVAEVDPREKGAIVKRLQDEGKRVAMAGDGINDAPALAQAQVGIAMGGGTDVAIESAGITLVAGDLGGLVRAFGLSRRTMRNIRQNLFLAFVYNLLGIPVAAGLLYPLFGLLLSPMIAAAAMTFSSLSVIANALRLRRLAL